From the Corythoichthys intestinalis isolate RoL2023-P3 chromosome 13, ASM3026506v1, whole genome shotgun sequence genome, one window contains:
- the LOC130928451 gene encoding zinc finger protein aebp2-like, which translates to MAQLRSKGAEGDSQPTLARHDNGETINAGYEGQADSKQEPDNNNETGVVMDVNTSRGAFGGNSLLVDDAVPGEGRDYPSGKLFEPGKSPAQGSLASSTESAQEGSRVLKQEQREGGNGSPLQPAEHTKAAEKHERGGKRRASLEVASSDGEPLSRMDSEDSISSTLMDMESIASSGRSTPAMFNNGGSTVTGNGSMPTNGKSLSYTCCWDHCQAQFSSSPDLADHIRATHVDGQRGGVFVCLWKGCKVYNTPSTSQSWLQRHMLTHSGDKPFKCVVGGCHATFASQGGLARHVPTHFSSQSSSKMSNQSKMKEDSPSKAGLNKRRKLKNKHRRSLPRPHDFFDAQTMDAIRHRAICLNLATHIESLGNGHSVVFHSTVIARRKEESGKVKVLLHWTPEDILPDVWVNESDRLQQKTKVVHLSKLPTDTAVLLDPNICRMFF; encoded by the exons ATGGCTCAGTTAAGAAGTAAGGGAGCGGAAGGAGATTCTCAACCGACGTTAGCGCGTCATGACAACGGGGAAACCATTAATGCCGGCTATGAGGGACAGGCCGACTCCAAACAGGAACCGGATAACAATAACGAGACTGGGGTAGTAATGGACGTTAACACTAGTCGTGGTGCGTTTGGGGGAAACTCTTTGCTTGTCGACGACGCCGTCCCGGGTGAAGGAAGAGACTATCCGAGCGGCAAACTATTCGAACCGGGCAAGAGTCCGGCGCAGGGGAGTCTGGCGAGTAGCACCGAGTCCGCCCAAGAGGGCTCTCGGGTGCTGAAGCAAGAACAAAGAGAAGGAGGAAACGGGTCCCCCTTGCAGCCAGCCGAGCACACAAAGGCCGCGGAGAAACACGAGCGCGGTGGTAAAAGACGAGCCAGCCTTGAAGTGGCCTCTTCGGACGGTGAGCCGCTCAGTCGGATGGATTCGGAGGACAG TATCAGTAGCACCTTAATGGACATGGAGAGCATCGCGTCAAGTGGCCGCTCCACGCCAGCGATGTTCAACAACGGCGGCTCGACGGTCACTGGCAACGGTTCGATGCCGACGAACGGCAAATCTTTAAGCTACACTTGCTGTTGGGATCACTGCCAAGCGCAGTTTTCCTCCAGCCCCGATTTGGCCGATCACATCCGAGCCACACATGTGGACGGACAAAGAGGAGGA gtttTTGTGTGTCTATGGAAGGGCTGTAAAGTTTACAACACGCCGTCCACCAGTCAGAGCTGGCTGCAGAGACACATGCTGACTCATAGCGGAGACAAACCATTCAAG TGCGTGGTTGGAGGTTGCCACGCCACGTTCGCCTCCCAGGGTGGGCTCGCCCGACACGTCCCCACTCATTTCAGCTCCCAGAGTTCGTCCAAAATGTCCAATCAAAGCAAAATGAAGGAGGACTCTCCGTCCAAGGCTGGTCTCAACAAGAGGAGAAAGCTCAAGAACAAGCATAGACGCTCACTAC CTCGACCTCATGATTTCTTTGACGCCCAAACTATGGACGCCATCCGCCATCGGGCTATTTGCCTCAACTTGGCGACGCATATAGAAAGCCTCGGCAATGGTCACAGCGTCGTGTTCCACAGCACG GTCATCGCAAGGAGGAAAGAAGAATCCGGCAAGGTGAAAGTTCTTCTGCACTGGACTCCAGAAGACAT ATTGCCCGACGTTTGGGTGAATGAGAGCGACAGACTTCAGCAAAAGACCAAAGTCGTGCATCTGTCCAAGCTTCCGACGGACACAGCAGTTCTCTTGGATCCTAATATTTGCAG GATGTTCTTCTGA